The sequence CAACATGGAGCTGGTGGTAAAATATCTCAAGACATTTTAAACCCAGAGGAATGTATGAAAAATATGTTaacaaagcaaattaaaaccaaacttCCAAGGGCAAAATCTCCTCAGATATGAAATCGAAGACAGTCACTTTTCATTAATTctgtgattagaaaaaaaaaataaaagtaacaaatgtaaagatttgttttattttctactggGGGGAAGAAGGACGATAAATAGAACCGTTTTCCAATTTGCTCTCCACTGTATACATACATACCCACACgcatacacagacatacacataccAAAAAtacccaaacaaaaaaaaacagaaaactgagaATCAAACACCAAAACACCCTCAAACTGCACCAATACTTCGTATTTTGACCAAAAGAATAGATCCTGGGAGGAAGtgcaaaatgcaaaatcaaaTGACCGAAAAATGCTGAACAAACAGCattattaatatacaaaatatttatattactgaACTAGTAACAGTTGATGTTCTCCATGTCTGTAAAACTTTGGAACCACATAGCTGATTTGTTAAATCTAGTCCATGCCAGCTtccaaacacagaaaaaaaattttagttagcTTCATTCTTTGATGCCTCATCAAAATTTTCTAcgagatctgaaaaaaaaaaaaaaaagttaaagacacaatatataaattaattaattaataataaataataaataaataaaaaggaggtaAATGAAATTCCTAACTTGTAGCCCTAATAAAAACCAAATTGTGGCTACTAGAATTAGCCTGAAAACATACAGGACAAGAAGCAGAAATGAATGAACTGATGGTACTTCATTTATCTGCTTTTAAAATGCTAATCCTAAGGaaatgttaggttttttttttgcctgtgcaAACTACTAAGGTGAACAGCATTTTTGTATGTCAATCACAATTCCCAGAGAAATGTTTTAACAATAACTATGCAAATTTAAAATCACAGTGATTCTAATTTAACCAATGCAGGCAGCAGAGCTTTATGTGACAATTTCTGATTCTAAGTTTTAAATGAGaggtcttttattctttttcattagaTTGTATCCGTGTTTTTATGAGTCAATTTAAATTCATGAGCTCACtatcaacaaaaactaaaaatcattaTACAGTGAATTAAGTGAGATAAACAGGCTGCTAAAAATCTTAGAGCTAAAGAAATGTCAGTTACCTGGAACATCATCATCCTCTTCATCAATGTCTTCTGGTTTTGGTGCTTTGCTATCCAACActacaaaaaatttattttaaaattagtttagaACAAAGGCCTTtacaaaacacttaaaatgttattcttttcTCTTATCTAAATCTTACATAGTTCAGAAAAGCTAAAGATTGTCTGATCTAAGACTATACTTTTTACTTACACAGAAATCAGTAACACTTTATTAGGTATATACTAAATATAGCTGTCAATTTCAATGGGCAGTGAaggtaaaatttatatggaaaatgaaataattcagatgGGCAGGAATAAAAAGACATTATAGTTAATTTATTCCCTGAATTCCATATGCTGTAAgtcaaaaatcaatatttaagatTTTCCATCTCTTCTGGTGTAAGAAAGTATGTAGTTATGTAGTATGGGCACTAATGTAAAAGGTGCTTTGATTTTTAGGGGTAACAAGACACATTTGAAACCAGAGCTATGGTGGAAATTCAGAACTTATGGTTGCCATGGTTGAACTACAGGTTTAgtcaacaatattaaaaatacagttcTGTAATAATAATATCTTCTTGTCATTAATCAGAAGTGAGTATCAAATACTGTCTATAAAATGTGGTCTGCAGACCTTTTAGGTAATTACCTCTCAACTCTTTATTATCAAAATGTATCCGAATATTCTATATGCCACAATgcataattattaaagaaataaattcaaacatTTATGAAGTATagaagcaacattttaaaaagtaaaatttacatacaagTAAATTCTTCCAATATCAAATGGGACACCTTTTAAATCATTAGGCTCTTCAAATTAAGGTAGAGAAGGAAAGATACAAACTGAAATACCTACCTTGCCGAGGGAACTGTTCAGCTAACTTCCTAAGACTTGTTAAGCTGTCAGCACCAAGCTGACTTAATATTCCAGGAAGCATTTCTGTGATTGGTTTGGCTTCTGCATGACCAGTAATTGCAAAGGTGTTAGCAGAAAGGGAAGCTTGGACTTTGGGATTGTTGAAATGAATAACTGTCCCATCATCTTTAATCATGTTCACCTATATGATCATAGAAGAAAAATGTACTTCACGTATTTGGTACAACTAAaacaattatttgtttaaataacaATTTAGCCAAatatggttttttgttgttgttgttgtttttttacaatCCCCAGGTAATAATTGTCTAAGCAGTAGATATGGGTGGAAAAAGATCCTAGCAACAATATAAAATGGTGTAGATGGCATAAATTACTAGGATAGTCAAGAAATAGTCATTTTAGCACCTAGATTTTAAATTCAAAGACTTCTACTATAAGAAGTCCAtgcccagatttttaaaataatggaattatCAGCCAAGAACTGGCTTCTTAATGAAAAACCCATTATTTTGCCTGATTTATACTATATCAAACTAATCTGGTACAAATTCCATTTGGTGGGTGGGGTAGCATCGTATTCAGGTGACAGGTTGTAAAGGGGTGATAGCATATGGTAAAAAATAACCACTGAAAATCCATAAAGAACACTCAGAAATTTAATCAGATGTTTCACTCCTTTGAACACTTagtaaatttacaaaaatttcaAATTGTTCTCATCATGTCATTCTTTGTAAAGGATTTTGTCAGTTCCTCTAACTCTTAAGTATGACTTTTCAACAACCTTCAATAACCCTTATAAAGATCAAAGAAGCTCTCTCACTTGCCTGGCCACCTGAACATGCTTTATCAATTATTGGGAAACCTTTAAAACCATCCTCACATTCTTTTGGTAGCTTTCACCAACATGAATTGACTATTTCAAATTGGACTTTATCCATTGCTTGAAAAGGAAGGTTAAACATGCACTATCTAAAGTATTTTTATCTCTCACTCATTCACTTTCTTACTGTGTTTTAGTAGAGTTGAATTTGCATGAGTTAATAAGGGTGTAAAAAATGTGATTCCACTACTAGTTGATTCCACTGGGTAAGTTACCTTGATGGTAACATGCTTATTATATAAAAAGGTTAGGAGAGTTAACTCTTGGCTACTTTAGAAGCATTTCATGATCCAAAAACTGCCTTTGTCACAATCAAGAAGAGATGCTGAGTGTTCTCCATGGTCAGTGGGAAGTGGGCTTTTCTTCCTCAAAGTGATCACCACGACTGATAGCACCAGAAAGGAAGAGGAACAAAGGGGCTTCTAAATTTCAGGCAAGACCTGGAACACAGAGAAAATAAGGCAAATCCCCTGGAAAATTGTAACTGAGCTCTACaaataatttcccaaattttctctGACAAAAATCACAATTTGAATTCTCTACCCTTCCCTGTATCTCTATTATAATTAAGGTTCTATTACACATATTAGATACAGTAAGGATTCAATCCAGCTGTTCTGAATAAATACCAttgtgaattaaaaataaaactttaaaaagattttatttgagagagagagaaagagaaagatcacaagtaagggggaggggcagaaggagaagcacactccccagctgagcagggagcctgacacaggattcgatcttaggaccctgagatcatgacctgacctgaaggcagatgcttaactgagttacccagg comes from Canis lupus baileyi chromosome 13, mCanLup2.hap1, whole genome shotgun sequence and encodes:
- the BTF3L4 gene encoding transcription factor BTF3 homolog 4 isoform X3, with amino-acid sequence MNQEKLAKLQAQVRIGGKGTARRKKKVVHRTATADDKKLQSSLKKLAVNNIAGIEEVNMIKDDGTVIHFNNPKVQASLSANTFAITGHAEAKPITEMLPGILSQLGADSLTSLRKLAEQFPRQVLDSKAPKPEDIDEEDDDVPDLVENFDEASKNEAN
- the BTF3L4 gene encoding transcription factor BTF3 homolog 4 isoform X1, which produces MAASASVRTSCTTRCCPLGRATIAPRVFTNSMNQEKLAKLQAQVRIGGKGTARRKKKVVHRTATADDKKLQSSLKKLAVNNIAGIEEVNMIKDDGTVIHFNNPKVQASLSANTFAITGHAEAKPITEMLPGILSQLGADSLTSLRKLAEQFPRQVLDSKAPKPEDIDEEDDDVPDLVENFDEASKNEAN
- the BTF3L4 gene encoding transcription factor BTF3 homolog 4 isoform X2, coding for MLFLRFTNSMNQEKLAKLQAQVRIGGKGTARRKKKVVHRTATADDKKLQSSLKKLAVNNIAGIEEVNMIKDDGTVIHFNNPKVQASLSANTFAITGHAEAKPITEMLPGILSQLGADSLTSLRKLAEQFPRQVLDSKAPKPEDIDEEDDDVPDLVENFDEASKNEAN
- the BTF3L4 gene encoding transcription factor BTF3 homolog 4 isoform X4 yields the protein MIKDDGTVIHFNNPKVQASLSANTFAITGHAEAKPITEMLPGILSQLGADSLTSLRKLAEQFPRQVLDSKAPKPEDIDEEDDDVPDLVENFDEASKNEAN